GCTCGGCCAGCGGCTCGCGCGCCAGGGCGTCGCCGGCGCCCGCGAAGAAGACCTCACCGTTCGTCTCCAGCAGGGGGAGCCTGGTGAGCAGCGTGTCGACGAAGTCGCCGGCGTCGCGGGCGTCAAGGTAGTTGAACAGGGAGACCCCGCCGATCTCGGGCCGGTTCAGCCGCTCGCCGATCGTGTGCCCGGACTGGGTGGGCGCGCCCTCCCACTCCTCGGGCGCGACGACGAAGCAGGGGCGGACCGCGGCCATCCGGGTGGTCTCGGTGGTCCGGGCGAACGTCCGCATGGTCTGCTCGGCCACGACCTTCGACAGGTTGTAGGCGTTCCAGGGCTCCGTCGGGTGGTCCTCGTCGAGCGGCAGATAGGCGGGGGTCCAGCCGCCCGGCGCGCCGTATCCGATCACCGTGGGGCTGCTGGCCACGATGAGCTTCTCCACGCCGAGGGCGACCGAGGCCGCGCAGATGTTGAAGGCGAGCTGGGTGTTGACGCGGAACGTGGTGGGCTCGGAACGGCTGAACGGCACCGCGATGGCCGCCAGATGGACCACCGCCTCCGGCCGGAACCGCGCGATCACCGAGTGGGCCTCCCCCAGATCGGTGAGATCCGCAGGAAGGGCCGAGGCGGCCTCGCGCGGGGTCCCCGGCGCGCTGTCCACGCCGATCACCTCATGTCCGGCCGCCGCGAGTGAGGTGACCACGCTGCGGCCGAGCCGGCCCGCGCTGCCGGTGACGAGCACTCTGCTCACCGTGTGGACTCCTTCTGAAGACTGCAATCAGTTGCAGTAAACAATCGCGTCAGGCAGGACAATACGTCAAGTGAGCGGGCCCAATCACCGACAACCGGTCTCAGGATGGTTTACCGATCTGCAAACGGTTGCGTTAGGGTGTGCGGCATGTCAGTGACCATCCGGGACGTCGCCCATGCCTCAGGTGTCCATGTGTCGACGGTCTCCCGAACCTTCTCGGCACCTCATCTGGTGAACGCCGAGACCCGGACCCGGGTGCTGGCGGCGGCCGAGCAGCTCGACTACCGGCCCAACCGGGCGGCCCGCTCGCTCAAGACGGGCCGAACCAACAACATCGGGCTGATCGTGGCCGATCTGGCCAATCCGTTCTTCCCTCCGCTGATCAAGGCCGCGCAGGCCGCCGCCCGCCGTCAGGACTACCACCTGTTCGTGGCCGACACCGGCGAGGACCCCGCCGAGGAGGAGAACCTCGTACTGGCCTTCTCCAAGCAGGTCGACGGCATCGTGCTGTGCAGCCCCCGGCTGTCCAACAAGGCCCTCGAGAAGCTCTCCAAGCGTGTCTCGTTCGTGCTGGTCAACCGGCGTCTTCGCGGGCTGACCACGGTCGTGATGGACGTCGCCCACGGCGCCCGCGTCGCCATGGAACACCTCGTGGAACTCGGTCACCGGCGCGTCGCCCTGGTGACGGGCCCCGCCGGATCGTGGACCAGCGGCGAGATCCGCAAGGCCGTCGCGGAGATCCCCGATCTGGACACGGTCGTCATCGGCCCCAACTCCCCCACCGAGGAGGGCGGCATCGCCGCCGCGGCCAAGGTCGCCGAGGCCGGGGTGACCGGCGTGCTCGCCTACAACGACCTCGTCGCCATCGGCCTCATCGGGGGGCTGGAGGTCCTCGGTGTCGGCGTGCCGGGCGACGTCAGCGTGATCGGCTTCGACGACAGCATCACCGGACGGCTGCACCGCCCCAAACTCACCACGGTCGCGATGCCCGCGAGCGACGCCGGCCGGATGGCGGTCGACCTCCTCATCCAGTCGATGAGCGCCGCGACCGTCCTGGAGACCCACCTGGTGGTCCGCGACTCCACCGCGCCCCCCAGAGAGACCCCGTGAGCGTCGTCCGGGACCCGGCGTCCGCGACGTCCGGCCCCTCGTCGTGGAGGACATCTCCCCGGTAGCCGATCCACCACGGCCGACAGGGGCCGAGCCGTCCGACGAACCGCAACCGGGTGCCGTGTTCGGCGACCGGCTCCACCGGCGTCGACAAGGGCCAAGCCGGCCGGCGGTGCCCGGCTCCGCCGCCGACGAGGGCCGAGCCGTCCGACGGCCCGTGACCGGGTGCCGTGTCCGGCCGGCACCGGTGGTGGCGTCACCGTCCGCCCGGCGGCTCCCCATCCGCCAGGTGGCGGCGTCACCGTCCGTCATGTGGCCGGCCGGGCGACCTCCAAGGCCGACCTCCTCCTCGCCGCCGACGCCCCGGTGCCGTCGGTCGTGCCGCCGTCCCGCCCCCCGTTTCGGCCCGTCCCACCGGGCCCGCGCCACAACCGCACGGGCGGCCGTCCCGGGGACGGAACGGCTTCGGCGGGAGTCGTCCGCAGGGCGTTCACCAGGCGTTTCCCGCCTTTCACAGCGGGGGGCGA
This region of Streptosporangium sp. NBC_01495 genomic DNA includes:
- a CDS encoding NAD-dependent epimerase/dehydratase family protein: MSRVLVTGSAGRLGRSVVTSLAAAGHEVIGVDSAPGTPREAASALPADLTDLGEAHSVIARFRPEAVVHLAAIAVPFSRSEPTTFRVNTQLAFNICAASVALGVEKLIVASSPTVIGYGAPGGWTPAYLPLDEDHPTEPWNAYNLSKVVAEQTMRTFARTTETTRMAAVRPCFVVAPEEWEGAPTQSGHTIGERLNRPEIGGVSLFNYLDARDAGDFVDTLLTRLPLLETNGEVFFAGAGDALAREPLAELLPTVMPETKAFAAQLTGTAPAFSSAKAERLLGWTAKRSWRTELS
- a CDS encoding LacI family DNA-binding transcriptional regulator gives rise to the protein MSVTIRDVAHASGVHVSTVSRTFSAPHLVNAETRTRVLAAAEQLDYRPNRAARSLKTGRTNNIGLIVADLANPFFPPLIKAAQAAARRQDYHLFVADTGEDPAEEENLVLAFSKQVDGIVLCSPRLSNKALEKLSKRVSFVLVNRRLRGLTTVVMDVAHGARVAMEHLVELGHRRVALVTGPAGSWTSGEIRKAVAEIPDLDTVVIGPNSPTEEGGIAAAAKVAEAGVTGVLAYNDLVAIGLIGGLEVLGVGVPGDVSVIGFDDSITGRLHRPKLTTVAMPASDAGRMAVDLLIQSMSAATVLETHLVVRDSTAPPRETP